From a region of the Streptomyces asiaticus genome:
- a CDS encoding ArsR/SmtB family transcription factor produces MVLLRLDSVALSRSRFALSPLAETLGSMIVLSRPGTDPWLSAWHGRHQAVFRARLNADPFAKGLVRLIGSTKYLPDHLTLPPMGGMGTTLESELAGVVLIPDETVRHGLEQAVAHSWKDHDLTWLSGRDWSTRTAELFHDVWRDHLAADWPRRRALLERDVTYRAGLLAAYGWPRALQQMSRRSAWVGTDAIRFSDRPGPDRIVGADGMLFVPVTKQRGSWLCKGPTGPHALVYPARGAGEMASRGRTARALARLLGPGRATILRELEHPATSTELAAQLDQSLGTIGGHLAVLREAELVVGTRVGRRVVYRRTELGDQLAGGVNGATQAAITLSKDRHASRSQN; encoded by the coding sequence ATGGTGCTGCTGCGCTTGGACTCGGTGGCCCTGTCCCGATCTCGCTTCGCCCTGTCGCCGCTCGCGGAGACGCTGGGCTCGATGATCGTCCTCAGCCGGCCGGGTACGGACCCGTGGCTGTCCGCCTGGCACGGCCGCCACCAGGCGGTGTTCCGTGCCCGGCTGAACGCGGACCCCTTCGCCAAGGGCCTGGTCCGGCTCATCGGCTCGACGAAGTACCTCCCCGACCACCTCACGCTGCCGCCGATGGGTGGCATGGGCACCACACTGGAGTCCGAACTCGCCGGAGTCGTGCTGATACCGGACGAGACGGTACGACACGGCCTGGAGCAGGCGGTGGCTCACAGCTGGAAGGACCACGATCTGACCTGGCTCTCCGGGCGCGACTGGTCGACCCGCACGGCCGAACTGTTCCACGACGTCTGGCGTGACCACCTCGCCGCCGACTGGCCGCGGCGCCGGGCGCTGCTCGAACGCGACGTCACCTACCGCGCGGGCCTCCTCGCTGCCTACGGTTGGCCACGCGCCCTGCAGCAGATGAGCCGTCGTAGCGCCTGGGTGGGCACAGACGCGATCCGCTTCAGTGACCGCCCAGGGCCGGACCGCATCGTCGGCGCCGACGGCATGCTCTTCGTCCCGGTCACCAAACAACGCGGGAGCTGGCTGTGCAAAGGGCCGACAGGCCCACACGCCCTCGTCTATCCGGCACGCGGTGCCGGTGAGATGGCCAGCCGGGGCCGTACTGCCCGCGCGCTCGCCCGCTTGCTCGGCCCAGGCCGCGCCACGATTCTGCGGGAACTGGAACACCCGGCGACCAGCACCGAACTCGCCGCGCAACTGGATCAGTCGCTCGGCACGATCGGCGGTCACCTGGCCGTGCTGCGTGAGGCGGAACTGGTAGTCGGTACACGAGTCGGCCGCCGCGTGGTCTACCGTCGCACTGAACTCGGCGACCAACTGGCCGGGGGCGTGAACGGCGCAACACAGGCAGCCATAACCCTTAGTAAGGACCGTCACGCTTCGCGCTCGCAGAACTGA
- a CDS encoding putative quinol monooxygenase: protein MTTTSNHYVTVLWEARANPGKEAAMKAFMTAAVTASRYDAGNIDYEAHQVEGEPGAFVIFERWQSREALEGHLQAPRMQDLVPQLLELMDGSVEDGIRFLQPFRPAR from the coding sequence GTGACCACCACGTCGAACCACTACGTCACCGTGCTGTGGGAAGCCCGGGCCAATCCCGGGAAGGAAGCCGCGATGAAGGCGTTCATGACAGCCGCCGTCACCGCGTCGCGCTACGACGCGGGCAACATCGACTATGAGGCTCACCAGGTCGAGGGAGAACCGGGCGCGTTCGTCATCTTCGAGCGCTGGCAGAGCCGCGAGGCCCTCGAAGGCCACCTGCAGGCACCCCGCATGCAGGACCTGGTGCCCCAACTGCTGGAACTGATGGACGGCAGCGTCGAGGACGGGATCCGCTTCCTGCAGCCGTTCCGCCCGGCACGGTAG
- a CDS encoding MFS transporter — MLPPLLRQTDFRWFFTGQLVSLLGSSMAPVALSLAVLNASGRADDLGVVVAARMVPLLVFLLIGGATADRLPRRTVLVTANFGSALTQGCVAAVLLTDHYSRPVVAGLEFLNGVLAAFTTPALRGLVPELVAKGELRQANSLLASVRNGTKVFGPSISGLLVVTVGGGPAIGFDALTYLLAAGCLARLPAAVGATVPAACRVTLRRDLREGWAQFRGTPWVWSVTLSFCAINLVQTGTWQVLGPELTKQLSGEATWGFLLSARGLGMLLMSTLIYRLTVRHLLRAGQLACALGALPLLAIGAQLPTPWLITAAFVAGLGTSLTGTAWETSLQEHIRPRVLSRVAAYDALLSSISNPIGQLSVGPLAHAFGGFHVATSAALCYAAAALLPLAYPSVRRLPHAQTEVPTEAEAQAEGQAEAPRGGSPQPPRQAGTPGPKEARQ, encoded by the coding sequence GTGCTTCCTCCTCTTCTTCGGCAGACAGACTTCCGCTGGTTCTTCACCGGACAGCTTGTGTCGCTGCTCGGCAGTTCCATGGCCCCCGTCGCGCTGTCCCTCGCGGTGCTCAACGCGTCGGGCCGGGCTGACGACCTCGGTGTAGTGGTAGCCGCGCGCATGGTGCCGCTGCTCGTCTTCCTCCTTATCGGGGGCGCCACCGCCGACCGCCTGCCACGGCGGACCGTCCTGGTAACCGCCAACTTCGGCTCCGCGCTCACCCAGGGCTGTGTCGCCGCAGTCCTGCTGACCGATCACTACTCACGGCCCGTGGTGGCCGGGCTGGAGTTCCTCAACGGCGTGCTCGCCGCATTCACCACGCCCGCGCTGCGCGGACTGGTCCCGGAGCTGGTCGCCAAGGGCGAACTGCGGCAGGCCAACTCGCTGCTGGCCTCCGTGCGCAACGGCACCAAGGTCTTCGGGCCGAGCATCTCAGGGCTGCTGGTTGTCACGGTCGGCGGCGGACCGGCCATCGGCTTCGACGCGCTGACGTACCTGCTGGCTGCCGGCTGCCTCGCCCGGCTCCCCGCCGCCGTGGGGGCCACCGTCCCCGCGGCATGCCGAGTCACGCTCCGGCGCGACCTGCGCGAGGGATGGGCGCAGTTCCGAGGAACCCCCTGGGTCTGGTCTGTCACTCTCTCCTTCTGCGCGATCAACCTCGTGCAGACCGGTACCTGGCAGGTCCTCGGCCCGGAACTCACCAAACAGCTCAGCGGCGAGGCAACGTGGGGCTTCCTGCTCAGCGCCCGAGGTCTCGGCATGCTGCTGATGAGCACGTTGATCTACCGGCTCACGGTCCGGCACCTGCTCCGCGCCGGCCAGCTCGCCTGCGCCCTCGGCGCTCTCCCGCTACTCGCGATCGGCGCGCAGTTGCCTACGCCATGGCTGATCACCGCCGCCTTCGTGGCAGGGCTCGGCACCTCGCTGACGGGGACCGCCTGGGAGACCTCCCTGCAGGAGCACATCCGACCCCGTGTCCTCTCCCGCGTCGCGGCCTACGACGCCCTGCTCTCCTCCATCTCCAATCCCATCGGCCAGCTCTCCGTCGGCCCGCTCGCGCACGCCTTCGGTGGCTTCCACGTGGCGACCAGCGCCGCCCTCTGCTACGCAGCCGCGGCCCTGCTCCCCCTGGCCTATCCGTCCGTCCGCCGACTGCCACACGCCCAGACCGAGGTGCCCACGGAGGCCGAGGCGCAGGCCGAAGGGCAGGCGGAGGCGCCGCGCGGCGGCTCGCCGCAACCGCCCAGGCAGGCCGGGACGCCGGGCCCGAAGGAGGCCCGGCAGTAA